The genomic stretch CTTTCAGGGATTTGACATGCCAGAACATTTTGAATGATGACAAGTGTCCCTTGCTGACAATGGGAGCTTCTCCTCATTGGGTAAATAGCATGCAGAGGGTCTTTAGTCTAAATTGGGCCTAGAGTAGGAGCAAACTGTtaagcccccccccaacacagtccCAATCTGGGCTGAGGTTTCCCTATTTACACAAGGAAACTGAGACACACAGAACAAACCTCACCTTCAATGCATTGTGTTTAAGCTCTTACTGTCATGGATAGTAGGTTTAAAATGGGAATATACAAATCTGTTGTGTCCAGTGTGCCGGATGCCTGGAAAGTAAAAGCAACCAAGGGTTGCTTACAtattacacatttttttttctgagaacaATAGGCAATATTACAAAACCCGTACCTAGATTAGCATGTGTAATGATTGTACAAATGTGTCATCAGATGCAATAATCTACACACAGGTCTCAAGCATGAAGTCTTAAGAAGCCCTGAATTTGAATGCAGGGTTGGAAAATTTAATGTCTTAGGCCTGCAGACAAATACGTAATAAAAGTATCTCCAGGACTTTCTTCCCAAATGTTTCACAATCTCTGAATCCTGTCTGAAACCCACTTTCATTCAAGATGCATCCAAGCGCTGACTAAGATCCAGGAAAGAGTCCCTAATACATACGGAAAATGACAAGGGGCACTGTTGACACCTTAAAGACCCACAGCAAATATAGGTCTGAAGCACAGGGTAGGAAAAAGTAGCCACAGGAGGGAGTTACAGAGGGAAAACAGTGAATGGGGGGTGGCAAGCACTGCTCTTCTGGTCCTCCTATAACCCTCCTCTGCCATCAGCATTGCCTAGGTGAAGCAGCAACAGACAGATGGTCTGTTTCCCCCAATCTCAAGAGCTGATAAAGTTCAGAGGGTCAACTCTCAACTGTCATTAAATGGCATCCCATTTAATGGTCACTCAAAGTGCAGTTGCAACCTAACTGATATGGTGGCATGAACTTTTGAAAGTCATAGTCCTACGTTATCTGGCACATGAAGCAACTTGAAAACCAAGTGTCCTGAGAGTTCACCCTCTGAACTTTATCAGCCTGTCTTGTCTCTGATAAAGTAGGACACGGAGTTGATTTCCGTGGAAAACAACTTCTTAAAAATAAGTTGAAAGACAACAGGGAAGAATGGTCCTGTGATCTGGCAAAGATAACCTTGGCTGTGCTAGATTTTACGCTGATTTAACTAATTGGAATCCTATTTTTTCAGGGTTCCAGACTGCATGTACAAAGCATTGTCTGCATACAACTGTACATAGGAAGGTTGCATGCACCATTTCAATTAACGCATGATGTGAATGTCTGAAAAAGGCAATCTTATGTTTGTGTTGGGGGAACCTAATATAATATAATTCTCCAACTAAGTCCCACTGTTCTGCCCATAACTCTGCCCATTTTTGTCCCCCTGTGCTGGTGGTGTCAGAGGGGTGCTGTGCTTTATGCCACCATACTATAATGCTGGTGTATGGTATTGCTAGTCTGGTGTAAATCTACTACACCACAATGTCTTTGAATTCTGTGATAACAAAGGGATTTAGAGGCCATCTTATCCTTACCCAGTGGGAACACCTCAAGGTTTAAGTAGGTTTAACtcaaggattgcactgttcattgcttaaaaacacacaccacaATGTAGAAAAAGTGGATCATACCTGATATCCTGTTGAGTGACACCCAGAAGTGTTCATCAGGACTGTAGGTATCTTTGGACCATTCAAGGAAGTCAATGGCACGCTGGTCTTTAAGGACAAAGTTTGCAAATTCCCTTGATAGAGCAACATATGCAGTGCCAAAATACACAGTCAGATCATGAGGAGGAGGTGTCTTCCGCACAAAACTCCCCAgcatgaaagaaaagaaactgtACACTTGTTCTCTATGGACATATTTTGTCCTCTGGATAATTTGAGGTGGAGGCAGAACCCCTGGCGTGATGTTTTTCCCTTTAAATCTTTTCAGGTAGCGCACTATTTCCTTGTTAGTTTTCAGGGGGAAATCTTGCCCACAAGTGTTAAGAAGGTACTTCCAGGGCACCTTTGATTTCACAAGGTCCTGGATGCAGTTCAGATCAGCCTGAAGCCTGGATATCCCAGCATAAACCACCAGCTCTGTTTTGGAGGCAAGGAAAGCATTGGGGAAGCATCCCAGTAATTTTTCCACCTTTCGCTTAAACTCATTCGGGGCCTTCTTGTCCACGTGGACACAGTAAACATTTTGGGGCATGTAAATAGCTCTGAAGAGCCTTTCAAAAGTCTCAAACTGCTTATGCAGAACGATAATGTAGGCCAAAGGATACATGGCTTCCTCTGCCGAAAGAGGTCTGGTGACATAGTGGTTCTGGGTCACGTAATCGCTGCAGCTGGATTGTCCAAATGAGGTTTGCAGCAGGTTTTTATGTACCAGAGTCTTCTTTCCTTCAATAAGAGCACTGCAAGCTTCTGTTAAGATGGAGGCTACTGACTGGTTGTACCCTATTGGGCTGTTTTTCACAGATAGACTACATTGCAAAACTATAATTGAAAGCATAACACCAGTGATAAAACAAAAGACAATGCGATGCCTTTGGAAATTCATAGTCATTGTCCATTCCAGAAATGGTCACACAGTTGCAGAACCTATGTTATCTTTTGGTTACATGGTATTTTGTGGAATTAGTAATTAGACTTCTGTAGTCACATTTACTATGCCATTCATCACTCACTACTCTGTTCTACTTTGCAGGTGAAAACAAGAGTGTGGTTCCATCCTAAGTTGGAAACAAACAGTACACAGtgttcaaggtgttggttttaaaaacaagcaaatgCCTCAAATTGCTACTGTAAAACCAAAAGTGTCTTGTCTAAAAACCACGTAAGAATCTACAAAGGCAAATTTTAAATTGAAGCGAAAAGCATACTTCAGTACTGCTTTATTTTGTTGATGCTGAAGAAGCTCTTGATTGAATTGAATGGTATAAGTCAGGGAAGTACTGTGGCAAAGTTCTTTTAGCCTGGACGACTTCTGTGTATAGTCACCTAGAAGCAAAATCTCCATTAATAGGACCTTGCCAAGGCAAATTAACTTTCAAAGAGCCCGACCCTATCCTTGCTGCCGCCgccaggtgcagcggtgccaaaatggctactgctgcatctagcAGCATCACCAAAGCtgccagggaaagccccaggtcccacaatggggcttttaaagtctgcactggctattttgccagcacagacttgagaaccaccatattgggctttgcagcc from Tiliqua scincoides isolate rTilSci1 chromosome 4, rTilSci1.hap2, whole genome shotgun sequence encodes the following:
- the LOC136648348 gene encoding N-acetyllactosaminide beta-1,6-N-acetylglucosaminyl-transferase-like, with amino-acid sequence MTMNFQRHRIVFCFITGVMLSIIVLQCSLSVKNSPIGYNQSVASILTEACSALIEGKKTLVHKNLLQTSFGQSSCSDYVTQNHYVTRPLSAEEAMYPLAYIIVLHKQFETFERLFRAIYMPQNVYCVHVDKKAPNEFKRKVEKLLGCFPNAFLASKTELVVYAGISRLQADLNCIQDLVKSKVPWKYLLNTCGQDFPLKTNKEIVRYLKRFKGKNITPGVLPPPQIIQRTKYVHREQVYSFFSFMLGSFVRKTPPPHDLTVYFGTAYVALSREFANFVLKDQRAIDFLEWSKDTYSPDEHFWVSLNRISGMIHFFYIVVCVFKQ